The Leifsonia sp. ZF2019 DNA segment TGCCCTACGACCGGATCGACGTCACCGTGCACCCGCAGTCGGTCGTCCACTCGATGGTGGAGTTCGTGGACGGCTCGACCATCGCCCAGGCGTCGCCCCCCGACATGCGCCTCCCGATCTCGCTCGGCCTCGGCTGGCCCGACCGCGTGGCCGGGGTCGGCGTCCCGCTCGACTGGACCGCCGCCCACACGTGGACGTTCGAGCCGCTCGACCACGAGGCCTTCCCTGCCGTCGCCCTCGCGAAGCGCGTCGGGACCGCCGGCTCCACCTACCCGGCCGTCTTCAACGCCGCGAACGAGCAGGCCGTCGCCGCCTTCCACGCGGGCGCCATCGGCTACCTCGACATCCTCGACACGGTCGAGCGCGTCGTCGACGCCCACGATCCGGTCGACGAGCTCTCGCGCGCAGCGCTCTCGGCGGCGGAGTCGTGGGCGCGAGAGAAGGCGGACGCCCTCATCGCCTCCCGCTAGGGCGGCGCCGGGACGTACAGGACCCGACCCGCACATAGGTGTCTAGCGGCTGGCTCCAAGCTGGCCGCCACTACCCTGAGTGCGTGGAAACCGTGCTCCTGTTCGTCCTCGGCGTCGTCATCATCCTGATCGGCCTCGGTGTTTCCATCGCGCTGCACGAGATCGGCCACCTGGTCCCCGCCAAGCTGTTCGGCGTCAAGGTCACGCAGTACATGATCGGCTTCGGCAAGACCCTGTTCTCGTTCCGTCGCGGCGAGACAGAGTACGGCGTCAAGGCGCTCCCGCTCGGCGGCTACATCTCCATGATCGGGATGTTCCCCCCGGGCAAGCAGGGCGGAGCCGGCCGCAACGCCACCACCGGCTTCATGCAGTCCATGGCGCAGGACGCGCGCACCGCCAGCGCCGAGACCGTCGCGGTCGGCGAGGAGGAGCGCACCTTCTACCGGCTCGCGGTCTGGAAGCGCGTCATCATCATGTTCGGCGGCCCGTTCATGAACCTCCTCATCGCCGTCGTGCTGTTCGGCGTGCTCCTGATGGGCTTCGGAGCGCCGCAGAACTCGACGACGGTCGGCAGCGTGAGCCAGTGCGTGATCCCCGCCTCCAGCACCAGCCAGACCTGTTCGGCGGACGATCCCCAGGGTCCTGCGGCCGCGGCAGGGCTGAAGCCGGGCGACACCATCGTGAGCATCGACGGCACACCGATCACCTCCTGGGCGCAGTCCACCACGATCATCCGCGAGTCGGCCGGACGCTCGCTCTCCGTCGTCCTGCGCCGCGACGGCGCCGAGCGCACCGTGACCCTGACGCCGGCCACCAACCAGGTCGCCAAGATCGACGCGGCCGGTCTCGTCGTGAAGGACGCGAACGGAAAGGTGGAGACGTACTCGGCGGGCTTCGCCGGCATCGGCGCGGTGCAGGAGCTGGTGCCGCAGCCGATCACGTCGGTGCTGCCCGCCGTCGGGGCGCAGATCGGCGGGGTCTTCGGCGTCGTGATCCACCTCCCCGAGCGCATGGTGGACATCTGGAACGCCGCGTTCGGCTCCGGCCAGCGCGACGCCAACGGGCCGGTTGGTGTCATCGGCATCGGCCGGGCGGCCGGCGAGCTGACCGCCCTCGACGGCGTGCCTGTCGTGGACAAGGCCTACACGATGATCGGCCTGCTCGCCTCGCTCAATGTCGCACTGTTCGTCTTCAACCTGATTCCGCTGCTCCCTCTCGACGGCGGCCACATCGCCGGCGCCCTCTGGGAGGGCATCCGCCGCAGCTTCGCGAAGATCTTCCGCCGCCGCGACCCCGGCCCCGTCGACATGGCCAAGCTGATGCCGCTCACCTTCGCCGTCGTCATCGTGCTCGGCGGCATGAGCCTCCTGCTCGCCTACGCGGACATCGTCAAGCCGATCAACCTGTTCGGGTAGCGCCCGCAGAGCCCACTCCCCGCCGACGCCCAGCCGGTTCCCACCGGCCCGCGTAGGATTGTCGGGTGGCAGCAATCAATCTGGGGATGCCCAAGGTCCCCGAGACCCTCGCACCCCGTCGCAAGTCCCGTCAGATCCGTGTCGGAAAGGTCCTCGTCGGAGGCGACGCCCCGGTGAGCGTGCAATCGATGTGCACGACGCCGACGACGAACATCAATGCGACCCTGCAGCAGATCGCCGAGCTGACCGCGTCCGGGTGCGACATCGTGCGTGTGGCGGTGCCGAGCCGGGATGACGCCGAGGCGCTGCCGATCATCGCGAAGAAGAGCCAGATCCCGGTGATCGCGGACATCCACTTCCAGCCGAACTACGTGTACGCGGCGATCGACGCCGGCTGCGCGGCCGTGCGAGTGAACCCGGGCAACATCCGCAAGTTCGACGACCAGGTGGGCAAGATCGCCGCCTACGCGAAGGCCGCGGGCGTCTCGTTGCGTATCGGCGTCAACGCCGGGTCGCTGGAGCCCAGCCTGCTGCAGAAGTACGGCAAGCCCACCGCTGAGGCCCTCGTCGAGAGCGCCGTCTGGGAGGCCAGCCTCTTCGAGGAGCACGACTTCCACGACTTCAAGATCTCCGTGAAGCACAACGACCCCATCGTGATGGTCAAGGCGTACCGCCAGCTCGCCGAGCGAGGGGACTGGCCGCTGCACCTCGGCGTCACGGAGGCCGGGCCGGAGTTCCAGGGCACCATCAAGTCGGCGACCGCGTTCGGCATCCTGCTCTCCGAGGGCATCGGCGACACGATCCGCGTCTCGCTCTCGGCCCCGCCCGCCCAGGAGGTCAAGGTGGGCCTGCAGATCCTGCAGTCGCTCAACCTCCGCGAACGCAAGCTCGAGATCGTCTCCTGCCCCAGCTGCGGCCGGGCGCAGGTCGACGTCTACACGCTGGCGAACGACGTGACGAGCGGGCTCGAGGGCATGAGCGTGCCGTTGCGCGTCGCAGTCATGGGCTGTGTCGTGAACGGCCCCGGCGAGGCTCGCGAGGCCGACCTCGGCGTTGCGAGCGGCAACGGAAAGGGGCAGATCTTCGTCAAGGGCGAGGTCATCAAGACCGTCCCCGAAGCCGAGATCGTGCAGACGCTGATCGCGGAGGCCAACCGCATCGCCGCCGAGATGGGCGAGGAGGGCGGCCCGTCGGGGGAGCCCGTGGTCACCGTCGGCGCTCACTGAGGCGCGGCGGGGCGGTCATCCGACGACGTCGAACCGGACGGTCCCGGTCGGGATGTCCGCCGCGACCAGGTGCAGGCGCACGCGCTCGCCCGGGCGCACGCCGTCCGGCCGTGGGACGGTGGCGGTCACGACCGGGTCGGCGAGCTGCACGTTGATCGTCCCGTTGCGCACCGCGAGCACCGTCGCATCGAACACCGCGCCGATGCGCGATGCCAGCAGAGCGGCCTCGACGCGGTCGAGCGCCTCCGAGTCGAGGCGGGAGGCGAGCCGGGTCGAGGCCCCCATGATCGACGGCAACGCGCTCAGCGAGTCCCGTGCCCAGACCGGCACGGGCCGGCCGGCGCACAGAGCCTCACAGACGACGAGCACCCACCGGTCGACGAGCCGTCGCAGGGGAGCGGTCGTGTGCGCGTACGGAGCGGCGATGGCGGACTGCTGCGGGTCCGCAGGCGCCTCGCCGTCCAGAACGACGTAGCCGGCACCGCGGAACAGCCCGGCCGCCGCCTGCAGGACGGCCGCAGCGCGGGGCTGGTCGTGGTCGAGGGTGCGCAGGTACTCGCCGTAGTCCACGTCATCGGACCAGGGAAGACCCAGTGCGACGGTCTGCGCCCGGAAGCCCTCCACGGCCTCCGGTGCGGGGGCGGGCATCGTGCGCAGGATTCCGATGCGCGCGTCGAGCATGATGCGCGCGGCCGCCATGCCCGTCAACAGGGAGAGCTGGGCGTTCCAGTCCTCGACGGGCAGGGGCGCACGGCGTTCGATCGCGTAGGCTCCGTCGCGGAGCACGATCTCCTCGTCCGGCCGGTTGAGGCTGGCGCCGCCGCGCAGGCGCTCCTGCTCGATGCGGGCCGGGCCGATCTCCGCCAGCAGAGCCAGCTCGTCGGGCGCGGAGCCGTCGTCCAGCGCGGCCTGCGCTTCCGCGTAGGACCACTGACGTCGTGAGCGGATGCGCGCGCGCGCGACGGAGGCCGTGACCTCGCGGCCGGTCGCGTCGAGGGCGATGTCCCAGACGTATGCGCCCCGCACCTGGTCGGGCAGCAGCGAGCCCGCGTGCTCGCCGATCGCCGCCGGATGCAGCGGGACGCGGCCGTCCGGGGCGTAGAGCGTCTGCCCCCGTCGTCGCGCCTCGCCGTCGACCGCGCCGTCCGGGAGCACCAGCGCAGGCACGTCGGCGATGGCGTAGCGGACCCGGAAGCCGTCGCCCTCCCGCGCCAGATGCAGAGCCTGGTCGAGATCGGTCGAGCCCGCCGGGTCGATCGTCAGGAACGGGATCGCGGTCAGGTCGGCGTCGGGGAGCGCCGGCTCTGCGGCGGCCCGGCGCGCCTCGGACTCCACCGCCGCAGGGAACTCCTCCGGCAGCTCCAGGGTCGCGCGCAGCGCCGCCAACGCGCCGGCGAGCTCGCTCTGCGCCGCGGACGGGGCGATGGAGGTGCGACGGTCGGGCATACCGCCAGACTATGCCTCGCCTCATCGTGCCCGCCGCCGCGTACCCCCTCCGCCCTCTAACATGGAACGGTGCCTACACGCCTGACGAACTATTTCCTCCGCACGCTCCGCGAAGACCCCTCCGACGCCGAGGTCACCAGCCACAAGCTGCTGGTGCGCGCCGGTTACATCCGGCGCCAGGCGCCGGGCATCTTCGCCTGGCTGCCGCTCGGTCTGCGGGTCAAGGCCCGCATCGAGACGATCATCCGCGAGGAGATGGCCGCCGCGGGCGCTCACGAGGTCCACTTCCCGGCATTGCTCCCGCGCGAGCCGTACGAGGTGACCAATCGCTGGGAGGAGTACGGCGAGGGGCTCTTCCGCCTGCAGGACCGCAAGGGTGCCGACTACCTGCTCGCGCCCACGCACGAGGAGGTCTTCACGCTGCTGGTGAAGGATCTGTACTCGTCGTACAAGGACCTCCCTCTGACGATCTTCCAGATCCAGGACAAGTACCGGGACGAGGCCCGGCCGCGCGCCGGCCTCCTCCGCGGGCGCGAGTTCACGATGAAGGACGCCTACTCGTTCGACACGAGCGACGAGGGACTCGACGCGAGCTACCTCGCCCAGCGCGACGCATACGAGCGCATCTTCCAGCGCCTCGGCCTGTCGTACGTGATCGTGCAGGCCGACGCCGGCGCGATGGGCGGCTCCCGCAGCGAGGAGTTCCTGCACCCGACCGTCGTGGGCGAGGACACGTTCGTGCGCTCGGCCGGCGGCTACGCGGCCAACGTCGAAGCGTTCACGACCATCGCACCTCCGACCCGCGGGTACGAGAAGCTCACCCCGGCCGAGGTGCTGGACACGCCGAACACTCCGACCATCCAGACGCTCGTCGATGTCGCCAACGAGAAGCACCCGCGTCCGGACGGACGCGCGTGGACCGCCGCCGACACGCTCAAGAACGTGGTGCTCGCGCTGACGCACCTCGACGGAACCCGCGAACTCGTCGTCGTCGGTGTGCCGGGCGACCGGGAAGTCGACACCAAGCGCGCCGAGGTCGCCTTCGCGCCGGCGGACGTCGAGCCGGCCACGGAGGCGGACTTCGCCAGGCACCCGGGACTGGTCAAGGGCTACATCGGCCCCTGGTCGCCGGAGGGCGCCGCACTGGGCGAGGAGTCGGCGACCGGGATCCGCTTCGTCGTGGACCCGCGCGTCGTCGACGGCTCGGGCTGGATCACGGGCGCCAACGTCGAGGGCAAGCACGTCTTCGGCCTCGTCGCCGGTCGCGACTTCGCCTGGGACGGCGTGGTCGAGGTGGCCGAGGTGAAGGAGGGCGACCCCGCCCCGGACGGCTCCGGACCCGTCGAGCTCGCGCGCGGCATGGAGATCGGCCACGTCTTCCAGCTCGGCCGCAAGTACGCCGAGGCGCTCGGGCTCAAGGTGCTGGACGAGAACGGCAAGCTGGTCACGGTCACGATGGGGTCGTACGGCATCGGCGTGACGCGCATCCTGGCGATCATCGCCGAGGAGAACAACGACGACAAGGGTCTCGTCTGGCCCGAGTCGGTCGCGCCGTTCGACGTGCACGTCGTGGCCGCCGGCCGAGACCAGGCCGCGTTCGATGTCGCCGAGGAGGCCGCCGCCGAGCTCGAGGGGGCCGGCCTCGAGGTGCTCCTCGACGATCGCCCCAAGGTCTCGCCCGGTGTGAAGTTCGGGGACGCCGAGCTCATCGGCGTCCCGCGCGTGCTCGTGGCGGGCCGCGGGGCGGCCGAGGGCGAGGTCGAGCTCTGGAACCGCCGCACCGGCGAGCGCCAGACGCTCCCGCTGGCGGAGGCCATCGCCCAGCTCCTCGCGTAACGGCGGATGACGGGGCCGCTCAGGCGGCCTCGTCATCCCCGGCGATCTCCGAGTGGATGCGGCGGAGATCCTCCACGAGCGAACCCAGCAGCACCCAGTGCCGCGGGTCCGGGGTCGAGATCACCAGCGGGGCCGTCAATGCGGGGATGCCCGCCGTCTCGGTGTCGGGTTCGACGATCGGAGTGTCGGGATCCCGGCTGAGCAGGCGCAGATCGTGCGCGGAGCGGCTCAGCTCCTCGGCGATCGCGATCATCGTCGGCTCGCCGACCAGGCCGTCGTCGTAGTGGTCGTGGAAGGCGCGCGTCATGCCGACCGCGCGGGTGACGATCGGCCGCAGCCGTGCGAAGAGCGCCTCGTCATGCTCGAGCATGATGCGGTGCTTGCCCTGCCGGGGGTTGAGCGTGAGGCTTTCGCGGGCGGCGGTGAGCGCCGCCCCGGCCTTCGTCTCCATCGGGCGCAGGAGCCGCGCCTCGATCAGCAGCGCGTCCAGCTCGCCCGGGGTGAGCCTGCTGGTGATCGCGCGCGCGAGTCGGTCCAGCGTGGCGGCGAGCTCGTTGCCGAGCGCGAGGACGGCGGTGCGGGCGGGAGCTGTGAGCACCGGCGGGACGACCGCGATGTTGACGATCACCCCGATCACGGCACCGACGATCGTCTCACCGATGCGGGCGAACGCGTACTCCGGGTTGGAGGCGCCGATGGCGAGCACCAGCATGGCGCTGATCGGCACCTGGTTCGCACTCCCGGGCGTCAGCTTGAGCACCCAGGCGAGCAGCACGGCGACGACGACGGCGATCAGCACGATCCAGCTGTTGGTGCCGAAGGCGATCCCGACGGCATACGCGACGAGTACGCCGACGATGACGCCCAGCGAGCGCTCGATGGCGCGGCCGACGGACTGGTTGACGCTCGGCTGCACCACCAGGAGCGCGGCGATCGCCGCGAAGACCGGCAGCTCTCCCGGCACGATGAGGCTCGCCGCCAGCCACGCCAGGACCATCGCGACGGCCGTCTTCAGCACCTGCGGGAACGGGGTGCGGCTCGACGCGCGGATGCCGGCGGGGAGTTTCAGGGCCACGCTTCCAGGCTAGCCCGCGAAGCGGAGGTAGGCGGCCGCCGCGCGTTCCGCGGCAGCCGCACGGGCACCTGACAGCGGTTCGAACGGAGCGGTCTCGATGGCGGTGCCCGCGCGCCGCCAGGTGCCGGCCACGCGCCCCTGCGTGACGAGGACGGGGGAGAACACTCCGTTCTTGCCGGGCACGACGCGCTCGAAGAGCGCGTCATCGATGACGGGCGCACGGTCCTGGTAGCCCAGCAGGTACTCGTCGAAAGCCGGCAACAGCTGGACGGCTCCGCGCTCGGACCGCGTCGCGGGGAGGGAGGCGGCCCGGTCGGCGAGTTCGGCGCCCAGCAGGTACTCGACCCCGTCGACCTCGAGCGTCGTCAGCTCGTCGCCGAGGATCGCGACGGCGGCGCGCGCGGAGGCGAGCGTGCCCTTGGTCCACCAGACGAAGTCCTTGACGGTGGCGGGACCGTGCCCGGCCAGGTATCGCCGGAGGTACTCGGCGCCGGCCTCGTCGGGGTCGAGCCGGCGGGCGCGCTCGGGCGGCGCCCACTCGTCGACAAGCACGAGGGCCTGCTGCGTCCGCAGCGTGGGGCCCCAGCAGATCACGCCGGTCTGCGCGAGGTAGTAGAGCAGGTGATAGCCGCGCTGGCCGCCGGTGGCGATGCCCGCGGACTCCCAGAGTTCCATCGCGTCGGCCCGGCTGAGCGCGCGTCCCCCGGCCAGCGCGGAGGTGAGGAGGTCGCGGGCACGCGTGAAGTCGGACGGCTCGAGTTCCAGCTGCCGGTGCCGGCGGGTGAGGCCCGCCAGCATCCGCTCCGTGGTGACGGAGAGCATCCAGCGGAGGTCCTCGGGCGGCACGAAGTGCAGCGTTCCGCGCATGGGCCACGAGCGCACGATGCGGCCGGCGTCGAGGTCTGCCAGCACAGCGTTCCGCGACGGCGCGACGGTGCGGAAGGCGATCGCCCAGCAGGCCGCTCCGAAGTCCTGCGCCTGCACGGCGAGCATCCGGCGGGTGACGTCGGCGGGCGTCTGCTCCCGTGGGCCGTCGATGGCGTGCGCGAGGCGCCGCATGCGGAGCAGGTCGGCGCGGCGTGCAGGCATGCGCCCAGTCTGCCGCACACGCCCGACAGAGACGGGGAACGCGTCAGGGCGTCAGGGGAGCAGGCCGTGCGCTCGGAGCTGCTCGCTCAGGCCGGCACCGTCCGGCGCGTAGACCCAGGGCGCGCCCGAGAGCTCGCTGTGCTTGTCGGCCTTCGAACGGCCGCCCGCGAGGACCGCCTCGCCGCCGGACAGCTGCCGGATCGCGACGCCGGCGACGTTGTCGGGGTGGGCGATGCTGAACTCGCCGTAGAGCTGCTCGTCGTGCTGCCCGTCATCGCCGATGAGGAGCCACTTGAGGCCGGGGAACTCCGACGACAGTCGCTCCAGGCTGGTGCGCTTGTGCTCCCGCCCGCTGCGGAAGATGCGGTCGTGGGTGGGTCCCCAGTCGGTGAGCAGCAGCGGGCCGGACGGGAAGAGGTTGCGTGAGAGGAAGCGACGCAGGGTGGGGGCGACGTTCCACGCCCCGGTGGAGAGGTAGATGACCGGCGTACCCGGATGCGTCCCGGCGAGGCGCTCCAGGAGGACGGCCATGCCCGGGGTGGGGACGCGGGCGTGCTCGTCGAGCACGAAGGTGTTCCACGCCGCGAGCAGCGGGCGGGGGAGCGCGGTCACCATGACGGTGTCGTCGACGTCGGAGATGATGCCGAAGGTGGCCTTCGGATCGACGATGAAGATCGGCGCCTCGAAGACGCGGTCCGACTCCGGTGTCGACATGCGCACGGTGTGCCAGCCGGGTGCGAGCTGCACGGGGACCACCGTGTCGATCACGCCGCCACGGTCGGGTTCGACTGTGTGCCGGTCGCCTTCGATCTCGATCGTCACGGTGACATCGGAGACCGGCACGCTGACGAAGGACCGCCATCCGCGGATGGACTCCTCGCGCTTGCGGTGCTTGCGCTCGGCGCGGCTGCCGGGCCGCGGCTCTCTGGCGAGCACGACCCGCCCCAGGATGCGTACCCACGACGGCGCGCCGTAGCCGGTGTACGGCACGACCGTGGCCAGATAGCCGCGTCGGCGTGCGCGGCGTGCCCGGAACTCGTGGAAAGCGTCTTCGATACGCGCCGCGCGGTGCATGATGGGCTCGACGGCGGCGCTGCGCTTATCGGGAGTTGCGGTCATAGAGATTCAAGTCTCTCATGGAGTGCAGGATCGATTTCCGCACTCCCCAGATCTGGGGGGCGGTTCTGCGGCGAGTCATATCCGATTCCCCGCAAGAAGTGAGGTTTCCCCGAATATGATCGTTTCAATGGAGTGCGCCACGCGAGCCGAGGCGCACGGGTTGGGGACCCGCAACACGTAACGTAGACAACCGGGAAGTAGAGGAGTCGCGATCGTGCCCATCAACGACCTTGTGGCCGGACAGAACACCGTCGGAGCCGCTCTCGTGCGCACCGAGCCGATCCAGGAGCGCAGCGCCGCCCGGGTCGACGCGCTGCTGGACGCGGCCGCCGAAGTGGTCGACGAGATCGGATTCGACCGGTTGACGACCGCGATGGTAGCCGAGCGGGCCGGGGCCTCGATCGGAACCGTCTACCGGTACTTCCCCGACCGCATCGTCCTCCTCCAGGCGCTGCGCGACCGCGCGGTGCTGCGGTACCGTCGCGCCGTCGTCTCCGCCATCCGCGAGCAGCAGCCGGAGCACTGGTGGAACGCCGTCGAGGCGGCGATCGACTCCTTCGTCGCGATGTTCCGTGAGGAGGCGGGCTTCCGTATCATCCGCTTCACCGACGCCGAGCGGTCGGGTGTCCCGGGCGACGAGGTCGTGCGTGACGTGTCGTTCGCCGCCCAGTTCGCCGAGATCCTTTCCGACGAGTACCGCCTCCCGGCCGGCCAGGATCTGGCGTTCCGGCTCGAGATCGTGGTCGAGGTCATGGATTCCCTGATCAACCGCGCGTTCCGCGACGATCCGACCGGCGACGAGCGCTACATCGCGGAGGCGCGCATCGTCGCTCGGGAGTACTTGGAGAGCCGTTACGGCTCCGGAAGCTGATTCGTCGGCCCATCCGGGAATGTCGGAGGTTCGCGAGACGCTGATTTCCGTTATAGAAGGACTCATCCGTTGCCAAACGGCCAGAACGCTGTTTGGGTGGAATGGATGGACCTCACCGACAGAAATGGGCCCCAGCGATGATCGAGTTCCGTTCGGTGACGAAGCGGTTCCCCGACGGGACGGTCGCGGTCGACGACTTCTCGCTGGTCATCCCGTCGCGCAAGATCACCGTGCTGGTTGGCTCCTCCGGCAGCGGTAAGACTACGATCCTCCGCATGATCAACCGCATGGTCGATCCGACCAGCGGCACGATCGAGATCGACGGGGAGGACGTCCAGAGGCTCCAGCCGGTGCAACTGCGGCGGAGCATCGGCTACGTGATGCAGAACTCCGGGCTCCTCCCGCACCGCAAGGTGGCGGACAACATCGCCACCGTCCCCCTGCTTCGCGGCGTGAAGAAGAAGGAGGCTCGCGAGAACGCGCTCACGCTCATGGACACCGTCGGCCTGGAGCGCTCGCTCGCGGACCGCTATCCCAGTCAGCTCTCGGGCGGCCAGCAGCAGCGCGTGGGCGTCGCGCGCGGGCTCGCGGTCGACCCCAACATCCTTCTGATGGACGAGCCGTTCGGCGCAGTCGACCCGATCGTGCGCGACGAGCTGCAGAACGAGCTCCTGCATCTGCAACGCGAGCTCGACAAGACGGTGGTGTTCGTGACGCACGACATCGACGAGGCCTTCCGGCTGGGCAGCCAGGTGGTGATCTTCCGCAAGGGCGGCATCATCGCGCAGCAGGGAACGCCGTCGGAGATCCTGGCCGCGCCCGCCGACGAGTTCGTGGCATCGTTCATCGGCGCCGACCGCGGACGGCGTGCGCTGCACGTCGAGCAGACCCCGACCGGCTCGGTGCTGGTCGACAGCGAAGGGCGCCCGGCCGGTGTGCTGGCGTCCGACGAGGCAAAGGCCACGACCCTCCCGGTCGTGGGTGCTCCGGCGCAGGGTGAGGAAGCGTCGTGAGCTGGCTGTGGTCGAACCTCGGCCTCGTCTGGGATCTCACGGTCGCTCACGTGACGTTGAGCGTGTTCCCGATCGTCATCGGGTTCCTGGTCTCGCTTCCGATCGGATGGGTGGCGAACCGATACCGCGCGAGTCGCGGCGTGCTGC contains these protein-coding regions:
- a CDS encoding M50 family metallopeptidase → METVLLFVLGVVIILIGLGVSIALHEIGHLVPAKLFGVKVTQYMIGFGKTLFSFRRGETEYGVKALPLGGYISMIGMFPPGKQGGAGRNATTGFMQSMAQDARTASAETVAVGEEERTFYRLAVWKRVIIMFGGPFMNLLIAVVLFGVLLMGFGAPQNSTTVGSVSQCVIPASSTSQTCSADDPQGPAAAAGLKPGDTIVSIDGTPITSWAQSTTIIRESAGRSLSVVLRRDGAERTVTLTPATNQVAKIDAAGLVVKDANGKVETYSAGFAGIGAVQELVPQPITSVLPAVGAQIGGVFGVVIHLPERMVDIWNAAFGSGQRDANGPVGVIGIGRAAGELTALDGVPVVDKAYTMIGLLASLNVALFVFNLIPLLPLDGGHIAGALWEGIRRSFAKIFRRRDPGPVDMAKLMPLTFAVVIVLGGMSLLLAYADIVKPINLFG
- the ispG gene encoding flavodoxin-dependent (E)-4-hydroxy-3-methylbut-2-enyl-diphosphate synthase, with product MPKVPETLAPRRKSRQIRVGKVLVGGDAPVSVQSMCTTPTTNINATLQQIAELTASGCDIVRVAVPSRDDAEALPIIAKKSQIPVIADIHFQPNYVYAAIDAGCAAVRVNPGNIRKFDDQVGKIAAYAKAAGVSLRIGVNAGSLEPSLLQKYGKPTAEALVESAVWEASLFEEHDFHDFKISVKHNDPIVMVKAYRQLAERGDWPLHLGVTEAGPEFQGTIKSATAFGILLSEGIGDTIRVSLSAPPAQEVKVGLQILQSLNLRERKLEIVSCPSCGRAQVDVYTLANDVTSGLEGMSVPLRVAVMGCVVNGPGEAREADLGVASGNGKGQIFVKGEVIKTVPEAEIVQTLIAEANRIAAEMGEEGGPSGEPVVTVGAH
- a CDS encoding RNB domain-containing ribonuclease — its product is MPDRRTSIAPSAAQSELAGALAALRATLELPEEFPAAVESEARRAAAEPALPDADLTAIPFLTIDPAGSTDLDQALHLAREGDGFRVRYAIADVPALVLPDGAVDGEARRRGQTLYAPDGRVPLHPAAIGEHAGSLLPDQVRGAYVWDIALDATGREVTASVARARIRSRRQWSYAEAQAALDDGSAPDELALLAEIGPARIEQERLRGGASLNRPDEEIVLRDGAYAIERRAPLPVEDWNAQLSLLTGMAAARIMLDARIGILRTMPAPAPEAVEGFRAQTVALGLPWSDDVDYGEYLRTLDHDQPRAAAVLQAAAGLFRGAGYVVLDGEAPADPQQSAIAAPYAHTTAPLRRLVDRWVLVVCEALCAGRPVPVWARDSLSALPSIMGASTRLASRLDSEALDRVEAALLASRIGAVFDATVLAVRNGTINVQLADPVVTATVPRPDGVRPGERVRLHLVAADIPTGTVRFDVVG
- a CDS encoding proline--tRNA ligase; translated protein: MPTRLTNYFLRTLREDPSDAEVTSHKLLVRAGYIRRQAPGIFAWLPLGLRVKARIETIIREEMAAAGAHEVHFPALLPREPYEVTNRWEEYGEGLFRLQDRKGADYLLAPTHEEVFTLLVKDLYSSYKDLPLTIFQIQDKYRDEARPRAGLLRGREFTMKDAYSFDTSDEGLDASYLAQRDAYERIFQRLGLSYVIVQADAGAMGGSRSEEFLHPTVVGEDTFVRSAGGYAANVEAFTTIAPPTRGYEKLTPAEVLDTPNTPTIQTLVDVANEKHPRPDGRAWTAADTLKNVVLALTHLDGTRELVVVGVPGDREVDTKRAEVAFAPADVEPATEADFARHPGLVKGYIGPWSPEGAALGEESATGIRFVVDPRVVDGSGWITGANVEGKHVFGLVAGRDFAWDGVVEVAEVKEGDPAPDGSGPVELARGMEIGHVFQLGRKYAEALGLKVLDENGKLVTVTMGSYGIGVTRILAIIAEENNDDKGLVWPESVAPFDVHVVAAGRDQAAFDVAEEAAAELEGAGLEVLLDDRPKVSPGVKFGDAELIGVPRVLVAGRGAAEGEVELWNRRTGERQTLPLAEAIAQLLA
- a CDS encoding FUSC family protein, encoding MKLPAGIRASSRTPFPQVLKTAVAMVLAWLAASLIVPGELPVFAAIAALLVVQPSVNQSVGRAIERSLGVIVGVLVAYAVGIAFGTNSWIVLIAVVVAVLLAWVLKLTPGSANQVPISAMLVLAIGASNPEYAFARIGETIVGAVIGVIVNIAVVPPVLTAPARTAVLALGNELAATLDRLARAITSRLTPGELDALLIEARLLRPMETKAGAALTAARESLTLNPRQGKHRIMLEHDEALFARLRPIVTRAVGMTRAFHDHYDDGLVGEPTMIAIAEELSRSAHDLRLLSRDPDTPIVEPDTETAGIPALTAPLVISTPDPRHWVLLGSLVEDLRRIHSEIAGDDEAA
- a CDS encoding winged helix DNA-binding domain-containing protein: MPARRADLLRMRRLAHAIDGPREQTPADVTRRMLAVQAQDFGAACWAIAFRTVAPSRNAVLADLDAGRIVRSWPMRGTLHFVPPEDLRWMLSVTTERMLAGLTRRHRQLELEPSDFTRARDLLTSALAGGRALSRADAMELWESAGIATGGQRGYHLLYYLAQTGVICWGPTLRTQQALVLVDEWAPPERARRLDPDEAGAEYLRRYLAGHGPATVKDFVWWTKGTLASARAAVAILGDELTTLEVDGVEYLLGAELADRAASLPATRSERGAVQLLPAFDEYLLGYQDRAPVIDDALFERVVPGKNGVFSPVLVTQGRVAGTWRRAGTAIETAPFEPLSGARAAAAERAAAAYLRFAG
- a CDS encoding App1 family protein; this encodes MTATPDKRSAAVEPIMHRAARIEDAFHEFRARRARRRGYLATVVPYTGYGAPSWVRILGRVVLAREPRPGSRAERKHRKREESIRGWRSFVSVPVSDVTVTIEIEGDRHTVEPDRGGVIDTVVPVQLAPGWHTVRMSTPESDRVFEAPIFIVDPKATFGIISDVDDTVMVTALPRPLLAAWNTFVLDEHARVPTPGMAVLLERLAGTHPGTPVIYLSTGAWNVAPTLRRFLSRNLFPSGPLLLTDWGPTHDRIFRSGREHKRTSLERLSSEFPGLKWLLIGDDGQHDEQLYGEFSIAHPDNVAGVAIRQLSGGEAVLAGGRSKADKHSELSGAPWVYAPDGAGLSEQLRAHGLLP
- a CDS encoding TetR/AcrR family transcriptional regulator, whose translation is MPINDLVAGQNTVGAALVRTEPIQERSAARVDALLDAAAEVVDEIGFDRLTTAMVAERAGASIGTVYRYFPDRIVLLQALRDRAVLRYRRAVVSAIREQQPEHWWNAVEAAIDSFVAMFREEAGFRIIRFTDAERSGVPGDEVVRDVSFAAQFAEILSDEYRLPAGQDLAFRLEIVVEVMDSLINRAFRDDPTGDERYIAEARIVAREYLESRYGSGS
- a CDS encoding ABC transporter ATP-binding protein; this encodes MIEFRSVTKRFPDGTVAVDDFSLVIPSRKITVLVGSSGSGKTTILRMINRMVDPTSGTIEIDGEDVQRLQPVQLRRSIGYVMQNSGLLPHRKVADNIATVPLLRGVKKKEARENALTLMDTVGLERSLADRYPSQLSGGQQQRVGVARGLAVDPNILLMDEPFGAVDPIVRDELQNELLHLQRELDKTVVFVTHDIDEAFRLGSQVVIFRKGGIIAQQGTPSEILAAPADEFVASFIGADRGRRALHVEQTPTGSVLVDSEGRPAGVLASDEAKATTLPVVGAPAQGEEAS